From one Acinonyx jubatus isolate Ajub_Pintada_27869175 chromosome B1, VMU_Ajub_asm_v1.0, whole genome shotgun sequence genomic stretch:
- the PPP2R2A gene encoding serine/threonine-protein phosphatase 2A 55 kDa regulatory subunit B alpha isoform isoform X3 yields the protein MATLQSDIISTVEFNHSGELLATGDKGGRVVIFQQEQENKIQSHSRGEYNVYSTFQSHEPEFDYLKSLEIEEKINKIRWLPQKNAAQFLLSTNDKTIKLWKISERDKRPEGYNLKEEDGRYRDPTTVTTLRVPVFRPMDLMVEASPRRIFANAHTYHINSISINSDYETYLSADDLRINLWHLEITDRSFNIVDIKPANMEELTEVITAAEFHPNSCNTFVYSSSKGTIRLCDMRASALCDRHSKLFEEPEDPSNRSFFSEIISSISDVKFSHSGRYMMTRDYLSVKIWDLNMENRPVETYQVHEYLRSKLCSLYENDCIFDKFECCWNGSDSVVMTGSYNNFFRMFDRNTKRDITLEASRENNKPRTVLKPRKVCASGKRKKDEISVDSLDFNKKILHTAWHPKENIIAVATTNNLYIFQDKVN from the exons aaCAAAATCCAGTCTCATAGCAGAGGAGAATATAATGTTTACAGCACCTTTCAGAGCCATGAACCAGAGTTTGACTACTTGAAAAgtttagaaatagaagaaaagatcaacaaaattaggTGGTTACCCCAGAAAAATGCTGCTCAGTTTTTATTGTCTACCAATG ataaaacaataaaattatggaaaatcagTGAAAGGGACAAAAGACCAGAAGGGTATAACTTGAAAGAGGAGGATGGAAGGTATAGAGATCCTACTACAGTCACTACACTACGA GTGCCAGTCTTTAGGCCCATGGATCTAATGGTTGAGGCCAGTCCACGAAGAATATTTGCCAATGCTCATACATATCACATCAACTCAATTTCTATTAATAGTGATTATGAAACATATTTATCTGCAGATGATTTACGGATTAATCTTTGGCATCTGGAGATTACAGACAGGAGTTTTA ATATCGTGGATATCAAGCCTGCCAATATGGAAGAGCTAACAGAGGTGATCACAGCAGCAGAATTCCATCCGAACAGCTGCAACACGTTTGTATACAGCAGCAGTAAAGGAACTATTCGGTTATGTGACATGAGGGCCTCTGCCCTCTGTGATAGGCATTCTAAAC tgTTTGAAGAACCTGAAGATCCCAGTAAcaggtcttttttttctgaaatcatcTCCTCTATTTCTGATGTAAAATTCAGCCATAGTGGTCGATATATGATGACTAGAGACTATTTGTCAGTCAAAATTTGGgacttaaatatggaaaacaggcCTGTGGAAACATACCAG GTTCATGAATACCTCAGAAGTAAACTTTGTTCACTGTATGAAAATGACTGCATATTTGACAAATTTGAATGTTGTTGGAACGGATCTGACAG TGTTGTCATGACCGGATCTTACAATAACTTCTTCAGAATGTTTGACAGGAACACAAAGCGAGACATAACCCTAGAAGCGTCGCGGGAAAACAATAAACCTCGCACGGTTCTGAAGCCACGCAAAGTCTGTGCAAGTGGCAAGcgaaagaaagatgaaataagcGTTGACAGCCTAGACTTCAACAAGAAAATACTTCATACGGCCTGGCACCCCAAGGAAAATATCATTGCTGTAGCTACTACAAACAATCTGTATATATTTCAAGACAAAGTGAATTAG
- the PPP2R2A gene encoding serine/threonine-protein phosphatase 2A 55 kDa regulatory subunit B alpha isoform isoform X4 codes for MATLQYIISTVEFNHSGELLATGDKGGRVVIFQQEQENKIQSHSRGEYNVYSTFQSHEPEFDYLKSLEIEEKINKIRWLPQKNAAQFLLSTNDKTIKLWKISERDKRPEGYNLKEEDGRYRDPTTVTTLRVPVFRPMDLMVEASPRRIFANAHTYHINSISINSDYETYLSADDLRINLWHLEITDRSFNIVDIKPANMEELTEVITAAEFHPNSCNTFVYSSSKGTIRLCDMRASALCDRHSKLFEEPEDPSNRSFFSEIISSISDVKFSHSGRYMMTRDYLSVKIWDLNMENRPVETYQVHEYLRSKLCSLYENDCIFDKFECCWNGSDSVVMTGSYNNFFRMFDRNTKRDITLEASRENNKPRTVLKPRKVCASGKRKKDEISVDSLDFNKKILHTAWHPKENIIAVATTNNLYIFQDKVN; via the exons aaCAAAATCCAGTCTCATAGCAGAGGAGAATATAATGTTTACAGCACCTTTCAGAGCCATGAACCAGAGTTTGACTACTTGAAAAgtttagaaatagaagaaaagatcaacaaaattaggTGGTTACCCCAGAAAAATGCTGCTCAGTTTTTATTGTCTACCAATG ataaaacaataaaattatggaaaatcagTGAAAGGGACAAAAGACCAGAAGGGTATAACTTGAAAGAGGAGGATGGAAGGTATAGAGATCCTACTACAGTCACTACACTACGA GTGCCAGTCTTTAGGCCCATGGATCTAATGGTTGAGGCCAGTCCACGAAGAATATTTGCCAATGCTCATACATATCACATCAACTCAATTTCTATTAATAGTGATTATGAAACATATTTATCTGCAGATGATTTACGGATTAATCTTTGGCATCTGGAGATTACAGACAGGAGTTTTA ATATCGTGGATATCAAGCCTGCCAATATGGAAGAGCTAACAGAGGTGATCACAGCAGCAGAATTCCATCCGAACAGCTGCAACACGTTTGTATACAGCAGCAGTAAAGGAACTATTCGGTTATGTGACATGAGGGCCTCTGCCCTCTGTGATAGGCATTCTAAAC tgTTTGAAGAACCTGAAGATCCCAGTAAcaggtcttttttttctgaaatcatcTCCTCTATTTCTGATGTAAAATTCAGCCATAGTGGTCGATATATGATGACTAGAGACTATTTGTCAGTCAAAATTTGGgacttaaatatggaaaacaggcCTGTGGAAACATACCAG GTTCATGAATACCTCAGAAGTAAACTTTGTTCACTGTATGAAAATGACTGCATATTTGACAAATTTGAATGTTGTTGGAACGGATCTGACAG TGTTGTCATGACCGGATCTTACAATAACTTCTTCAGAATGTTTGACAGGAACACAAAGCGAGACATAACCCTAGAAGCGTCGCGGGAAAACAATAAACCTCGCACGGTTCTGAAGCCACGCAAAGTCTGTGCAAGTGGCAAGcgaaagaaagatgaaataagcGTTGACAGCCTAGACTTCAACAAGAAAATACTTCATACGGCCTGGCACCCCAAGGAAAATATCATTGCTGTAGCTACTACAAACAATCTGTATATATTTCAAGACAAAGTGAATTAG